The following are encoded together in the Bactrocera neohumeralis isolate Rockhampton chromosome 6, APGP_CSIRO_Bneo_wtdbg2-racon-allhic-juicebox.fasta_v2, whole genome shotgun sequence genome:
- the LOC126761628 gene encoding cuticle protein 16.5-like, giving the protein MFKYFALVFVALFAFAAAEPKPAVVAAPLAYSAYSAPLVASPYSAAYAAPYAAYAAAPYAAYASPYAGYSAYPYSAAYVLRNLICSAILNLSQRSTLRLNNLKKMFKFFGLCCFALFALVAAKPSIIAPVVSYSTSLVGTPFAATYTSPYAAYAPYAAAYAPYSAYSPYYSAYSTYPYGSIWLRK; this is encoded by the exons ATGTTCAAATAC TTCGCTCTCGTTTTCGTCGCGCTCTTCGCCTTCGCCGCTGCCGAGCCTAAACCCGCTGTGGTAGCAGCACCATTGGCCTACTCAGCTTACTCAGCTCCTCTGGTCGCCTCCCCCTACTCCGCTGCCTATGCTGCCCCATACGCCGCTTATGCCGCCGCTCCCTATGCCGCCTACGCTTCACCCTATGCTGGCTACTCCGCTTACCCATACAGCGCCGCCTATGTGCTCCGCAA TCTCATTTGTAGCGCAATATTAAACTTAAGTCAACGCAGCACGCTCCgcttaaacaatttaaaaaagatgTTCAAATTC TTTGGCCTGTGTTGTTTCGCGCTTTTCGCTCTGGTGGCCGCCAAGCCCAGCATTATCGCTCCAGTGGTCAGCTACTCGACGTCTCTGGTTGGCACTCCGTTTGCTGCCACCTACACTTCGCCCTACGCCGCCTACGCTCCTTATGCCGCTGCTTATGCTCCCTACTCGGCCTATTCGCCTTACTACAGCGCATACTCCACCTACCCTTACGGTTCGATATGGCTCAGGAAGTGA
- the LOC126763712 gene encoding RNA-binding protein 24-like translates to MSYKKIVFKLDQSANLPSVPFCTTTAKQLANNKRIKMFKYFALVFVALFAFAAAEPKPAVVAAPLAYSAYSAPLVASPYAAAYAAPYAAYAAAPYAAYASPYAAYSAYPYSAAYVLRK, encoded by the exons ATGTCGTataagaaaattgtatttaaactCGATCAATCAGCCAATTTGCCATCAGTTCCATTTTGCACCACCACAGCGAAACAACtagcaaacaacaaaagaatCAAAATGTTCAAATAC TTCGCTCTCGTCTTCGTTGCGCTCTTCGCCTTCGCCGCCGCCGAGCCTAAGCCCGCTGTGGTAGCAGCACCATTGGCCTACTCAGCTTACTCAGCCCCCTTGGTCGCCTCCCCCTACGCCGCTGCCTATGCTGCTCCATATGCCGCTTACGCCGCCGCTCCATATGCCGCCTACGCTTCACCCTACGCCGCTTACTCCGCTTACCCATACAGCGCCGCCTACGTGCTCCGCAAGTGA